A region from the Actinomycetes bacterium genome encodes:
- a CDS encoding pilus assembly protein TadG-related protein produces MSLKLINRHDEDGQVAVLVAVVLVVLLGFAGLVVDVGLNWAARAEAQTAADAAALAGAADLAAPAGDPLGVAKTYLDANVPGLAGSPSDPAWATNGTDGDGEITCYTPPASPVLGTGCPQGATAIQVITPPIRQTYAFAGLFGGAQRTDVKALAVAGAIPTIVCTLCVLSPTAQPALLASGSGNVTMTNGSVVVNSTGNPAAKVSGNGSIIATLIGGPGAASFQASNSLSYQPPPVMLPAVPDPLAGVSPCPDAGIPSPCPVTGSPVNQSGPGIIGPGVYGDIAANTGVLTLLPGTYVITQQIHLTGSAALVGSGVTLYFACAAYPTPCSPGTSGAQLQMSNTATLSLSAPTSGPFRGLSLFSDPNNTATLALTGKSGDQFGGTIYAKTGTLSLTGVAGAFKLDSLIVVGEVSLTGGAQITIDFSAAVNALEGNARLTK; encoded by the coding sequence ATGTCTCTCAAGTTGATCAACCGTCACGACGAGGATGGGCAGGTCGCCGTCCTGGTCGCCGTCGTGCTGGTGGTCCTGCTCGGCTTTGCCGGGCTGGTGGTCGACGTCGGGCTCAACTGGGCCGCCCGGGCCGAGGCCCAGACCGCCGCCGACGCCGCCGCCCTCGCTGGCGCGGCCGACCTCGCCGCGCCAGCCGGCGACCCACTGGGCGTCGCCAAGACCTACCTGGACGCCAACGTTCCCGGCCTGGCCGGAAGCCCGAGCGACCCGGCTTGGGCGACCAACGGCACCGACGGCGACGGTGAGATCACCTGCTACACCCCGCCCGCCAGCCCGGTGCTTGGGACCGGCTGCCCGCAGGGGGCAACCGCCATCCAGGTCATCACCCCACCGATCAGGCAGACCTATGCGTTCGCCGGCCTGTTCGGGGGGGCCCAGCGCACCGACGTGAAGGCGCTGGCAGTGGCCGGCGCCATTCCCACCATTGTCTGCACGCTGTGCGTGCTCAGCCCGACCGCCCAGCCCGCCCTGTTGGCGTCCGGCAGCGGGAACGTCACCATGACCAACGGCAGCGTGGTGGTCAACTCGACCGGGAACCCGGCCGCCAAGGTGAGCGGTAACGGCAGCATCATCGCCACCCTGATCGGCGGTCCAGGAGCGGCCAGCTTCCAGGCGAGCAACTCGCTCAGCTACCAGCCCCCACCGGTCATGCTGCCCGCGGTGCCCGACCCGTTGGCCGGGGTGTCGCCCTGCCCGGACGCTGGCATCCCGAGCCCGTGCCCGGTCACCGGCTCACCCGTCAACCAGAGCGGGCCCGGCATCATCGGCCCGGGCGTCTACGGCGACATTGCCGCCAACACCGGGGTGCTCACGCTCCTGCCTGGCACCTACGTCATCACGCAGCAGATCCATCTCACCGGCTCGGCCGCCCTGGTCGGCAGCGGCGTCACCCTCTACTTCGCCTGCGCGGCCTACCCCACCCCGTGCAGCCCGGGAACCAGCGGGGCCCAGCTGCAGATGTCGAACACGGCCACGCTCTCCCTGTCGGCGCCGACCTCGGGGCCGTTTCGGGGCCTGTCGCTCTTCTCGGATCCCAACAACACGGCCACCTTGGCCCTTACCGGCAAGAGCGGCGACCAGTTCGGCGGCACGATCTACGCCAAGACGGGCACGCTGTCGCTGACCGGCGTGGCGGGGGCGTTCAAGCTTGACTCCCTGATCGTGGTCGGTGAGGTCAGCCTCACCGGTGGCGCCCAGATCACCATAGACTTCAGCGCCGCCGTCAACGCCCTCGAGGGCAACGCCCGGCTGACCAAGTAG